A stretch of Candidatus Sphingomonas phytovorans DNA encodes these proteins:
- the ligA gene encoding protocatechuate 4,5-dioxygenase subunit alpha: MTTPRDIHAYLAEFDDIPGTRVFTAARARQGYHLNQFAMSLMKAENRDRWKADERAYLDQWKLSEEQKQAVLDRDYNRLLDLGGNIYFLAKVFSTDGQSFLQAVSTMSGMSLEEYSAMMIAGGRSPEGVRSIKKGY; the protein is encoded by the coding sequence GTGACGACACCGCGCGACATCCACGCCTATCTGGCCGAATTCGACGACATTCCCGGCACGCGCGTCTTCACCGCCGCCCGGGCACGGCAGGGCTATCACCTCAACCAGTTCGCGATGAGCCTGATGAAGGCGGAGAATCGCGACCGCTGGAAGGCCGATGAGCGCGCCTATCTCGACCAGTGGAAATTGAGCGAGGAACAGAAACAGGCGGTGCTCGACCGCGATTACAACCGCCTGCTCGACCTGGGCGGCAACATCTATTTCCTCGCCAAGGTCTTCTCGACCGATGGGCAGAGCTTCCTCCAGGCGGTCAGCACGATGAGCGGCATGAGCCTGGAAGAGTATTCGGCGATGATGATCGCCGGGGGCAGGTCGCCCGAGGGCGTCCGCTCGATCAAAAAGGGGTACTGA